CCGCACCACCTGCACCGCCGCGTTGAGTTTGGCCAGCACTTCTTTTTTGACAAATTCCGGTATGGCTGGTTTCCAATACAATGGCTTGAGTTTGCCATTGATATTTTGTTCATCCAAAAATAAATGATACGGCCGAATTTTCAGAGCTTTGGCTATTTTTTCGACCATATCAATAGACGGAAAACACACGCCTATCTCGATGCGGCCAATATAGCTCAGAGATGTGTCACAGAGCTCTGCCAGTTTAAACTGGGAAAGGCCAGCGCCCTTACGAATACGCCGTAAATTATTGATAAAAATCTTTCTTAGATTCATTGACATTTAAATAATTCTGACAGGTAATATTCACTTGACAATTACGTACTGTGGTATATAATCGTATTATTACTTTATAAGTAATAATACTATAAAAACACACTATTAGATAATAAAGGGGGAATTTACATGACAAGAATATTACACACCAAAGTAGAAACAGGCAGCCCGCTGCTGGCCTCGGACATCACCAATCTGACTTTTTTTCCGGTGGGGGCGATACTCATGATGGACGGCAGCTGGACGAATGGCCGCGGCGGTTGGTATATCTGCGATGGACAGAACGGCACGCCGGATCTGCGGGACAAATTCCTCAAAGGCAATGGCAGCGAGACCGCGGCTGGCGCGAACTGGCTGTCCCTGACCGCCAGCAATCTGCCCGCGCACAACCATAGTTTAACCAACATGTCTTTGACAGGACTCACGCTCAACGACGGCGGCGCGCACACGCATACGCTCAGCGGCAACACAGCTGACGGCGGATCACATAATCACACCCTCACCAACGGCTCCGCGGCTTTGGCTGGCGGACACTCGCATACAGTGACCGTGCACGATACAACCCATAATCAGACTCCAGCATCTACAGACAGTTCTAGCGATGAGTATGGCAGGTACGATAGCAAGATATACACAACATCCTCAGTCGCAGATCATACGCACACTGTCTCAGGCACTATAGACAATGGCGGAGCGCATACTCACACTCTTTCCGGCTCGGCGGCGGAGGGCGGCTCGCACACGCACACTGTCAACAGCAGCAACTCAACTATTTCCGGCTCCGTAAGCAGCGCCGGCTCCGGCACGAATTTTAACAATATGCCGGATTATTACGCGGTGATTTACATTAAGAAAATGAAAGAGTATGTGTAGGCGGAGGGGTTATTTTTGCCGGGCAAAAGCCAGCAAGAGAGAATAATCTTTGTTATCCGCCGCCCGCAGCGTCTGTAAATATCGTAGTCGGATCTGCGAGCTGGCGGTCAAAACCGCGCCGCCCCAAGTGAATACCGGCAAGCCCAAGCCGCTAGAGATCAAAATATCCGCCATTAACCGCGAGTGGCGTCCATTGCCGTTAACAAACGGATGAATGCTCACCAGCCTGTGCTTAAAACGCACAGCGATCTCATCTGGAGAAAAAACCGAATGTTCTATCCAGTAATGGCAGTCAGACAGCAGTTTTTTAATTTCGGAAACGATGTCGGTCTTGTCTACACCCAGGTTTTTATTCGTAACACGAAAACGCCCAGCCCAGCGCCAGACCTTGCCGAACATGCGCTGGTGCAAATTTTGCAAAAATTTATTGGTAAGAATTTGCTCGACTTTCAGACCGCGCTGTTTCAAAGACCACTCCACCGCGTCCTCTATATTGCGCTGCTCAAACTCGTCCAGTTCCTCTCTGGTCGATAAGGCCGGAATAAGCAGCCCATCTTTTTCATCTTCGTCCAGCGGCGTTTGGCCCGCGCTATAAATCAAATCTATTCCCATAAATAACCTGGAATTTCACGCATCAATTCCTCGGTCTTATCACGGACAGCCTTTTTCAGTCGCGCCGAGGAATTGCCCTGCTGCTCGAGCTGCATATTTGCCGAAGTACGCCGAACGATTTCTTCAGCGGCTTTTTGCGCCGCCTGCTCCAGAATTTTTTGCAGAGATCCGGCCACGGGCCGCAGGGAATAACTGAATTGCAAACCCAAAGCCTGACCAGCCGTTCGCAATCTATTCAGGGAAACTGCGCCGGACGCTTCGTTTTCCTCCAGGTCTTTGACGCTTTGCGCGGAAATATGCAAACGCTTACCCAGCTGGCGGCGGGACATGCCCCAAGCCGTGCGCACGGCGTATATCCAGCCGGTAGGCGGCGGAGACACAGATTTACCGCGCAGCCTGCGATCCAGCTGCTCCAATAATAATTTGCTGTTTTTAGTATCCATAGCTATACAAGATTATAATACTATAATATTAAAATGTCAACAATTATTGAATACTACAGTATTAAAATACTAAGCCAGCCCACGCCGCCGCCACGGCGTCAGCCACGTTTGACGCCACATTTTTGTCGAAGACGGACGGGATAATGTTATCCCGACGCAGGTCTTTTTCCGCGACACAGGCGGCGATCGCGCGCGCGGCCGCGAGGCACATTTCCCGCGTGATGTCAGTCGCGCGCGCGGCAAAAGCCCCCTTGAACATGCCCGGAAAACACAGCACATTATTGATCTGATTGGGATAATCCGAACGGCCGGTGGCGATAACCGCCGCGCTGTCCGCTATTAACTCCGGTCTTATTTCCGGGTCGGGATTGGCCATAGCAAAAACTACCGCATTTTTGTTCATGCTCTGGACGGCCGTGGCGGTCAGAACATCCTTAGCCGACACACCGATAAACACATCCTGCCCGGCCAATATTTTATTTACAGAGCCGGATAATTTTTCCGAATTGGTCAGCGCGGCCAGAAGTGTTTTTTCGGAGTTCAGTCCCGCGCGCCCCGCGTAGATCGCTCCCTCGCGGTCGCACAGGACTATCTGCCGCGCGCCGCTGGCCAGCAGCAGCCTGGCCACGGCCAGTCCGGCCGCGCCCGCGCCGTTGATGACGATCTTTACCTCTTCCAGTTTTTTACCGACAACCCTGAGCGCATTCAGCAAACCGGCCAGCGTTACGACAGCCGTGCCGTGCTGGTCATCATGAAAGATTGGAATATTTAATTTTTCTTTTAAGCGGCGTTCTATCTCAAAACAGCGCGGCGCGGCAATATCTTCCAGATTGATGCCGGCAAAAGTAGGCGCGATATGCAGGATCGTCTCCACGATCTGATCCGTGTCTTTAGTAGCCAGCAGTATCGGGAAAGCGTTCACACCGCCGAACTCGCGGAACAGCGCGGCCTTGCCTTCCATGACTGGTAATCCAGCCAGCGCGCCGATGTCACCGAGCCCCAGCACCGCCGTGCCGTCTGTCACAATAGCAACAGTGTTACCGGCGATAGTATATTTTTTGGCCAGCGCGGGCTCAGCTTCGATAGCCTTGCAGACCCTGGCCACGCCGGGAGTATAGACCATCGACAAAGTCTCGTAATCCTTGATCGGCGCGTTGCTGGCAACATTGATCTTGCCATTCTCATGGATTTTTAATATTTCTTCCAGAGCGCTTTCTTTTACTTTTTGCATAATGCTCCTTTTTAAAAGTGTCCGCCTTTTTTAAGTTCTGTCATTTTTAAAAATTCTGCGGGAGTGTAAACCGGAATTGTAGACTTTTTATAATCTTCGGTATTTCTGGTGATTATGTAATCTATCTTGTTCTGCACGGCGGTAAAATACTGCACAGCGTCTTCAAAATCAGCAAATCCCGACTCCAGAGCCTTTTGTATTATAAGGTCATCAACATTTAAAACAGTCAAGATCAACCGCAGTTTTCGCAAAAAAGCCACCGTTGTATGGTGATTAGTTAATTTTCTCTGCACATAATATGTGTTTGTAAACACGATTGCCGAAGTATAGCCTCTGTATTTTCCTGCTTCCACAAGATTTATTAGTTTCACCGCATCGGTTAAAAACGGATTTCTACGGAGCGAAACATCAATGACAACATCGCTGTCAAAAAAAAGCTTTTCTCTCATAGGTGTTTTTCCATTAAGGCTTCGGTCAGAATTTCCTTGTAATTGAAATTTTTATCAACGCTGATAATTCCGGCTATCCTTTTAGTCAGCGGCTCCAGTTTTATATTTTCTTCGTCTTTTGTGTCAGCAGATATTGAGGCCAAATATTCTTCCACTAATTTAGAAATGCTTCTTTGCTTCTGTTTGGCGTAAATTCTGGCGTTTTCCACCACAGCCTTTTCAACATTTAAAGTTAATTTTGTGTACATACTTAAACTCCTACGTAATAATATATAATTTAGTTACGTAATTGTCAATGCTTTATGCTCCGGCCAGCCGCAAAATCACCTCCGAATACAAAATATGCTCCTGCTCCAGCACGCGCGCGGACAGCGTCTCAGGCGTGTCGCTAGGCCGAACAGGAACTTTCTTTTGCGCGATGATCTTTCCGGTGTCGACTCCGGCATCCACATAATGCACGGTGCAGCCGGATTCCGCGTCGCCGGCAGCTAAAACTTTTTCGTGCACATGCAGCCCGGGATATTTCGGCAGCAGCGTCGGGTGAATGTTGATTATTTTTCCGGCGTATCGCGCGACAAAATCCGCGGACAGGACGCGCAGATAACCAGCCAGACAAATTAAATCCACAGCGTGTTTTGCTAATTCTGCCAGCACGTCTTTTTCCGCCGGACAAACAGCGGTTTTCAAGCCATGTTCTCTGGCAAAAGTCAGTCCGGCGGCATTTTCTCTACCGGAAATCACCACAGCGATCCGCGCCTGACCCCGCAAAATTCCGCTCTCGATATTTTTTTGTATGGCTTGCAGATTGGAACCGCGACCGGAGATGAGGACAGCAAGGCGGAACATTGGACACCTTTCTTAAAAAGACTTACAGAATTTTAACACAAAAAAAGTTATGCGGAAAAACTTAATA
This genomic window from Candidatus Margulisiibacteriota bacterium contains:
- a CDS encoding mobile mystery protein A: MDTKNSKLLLEQLDRRLRGKSVSPPPTGWIYAVRTAWGMSRRQLGKRLHISAQSVKDLEENEASGAVSLNRLRTAGQALGLQFSYSLRPVAGSLQKILEQAAQKAAEEIVRRTSANMQLEQQGNSSARLKKAVRDKTEELMREIPGYLWE
- the purN gene encoding phosphoribosylglycinamide formyltransferase, which translates into the protein MFRLAVLISGRGSNLQAIQKNIESGILRGQARIAVVISGRENAAGLTFAREHGLKTAVCPAEKDVLAELAKHAVDLICLAGYLRVLSADFVARYAGKIINIHPTLLPKYPGLHVHEKVLAAGDAESGCTVHYVDAGVDTGKIIAQKKVPVRPSDTPETLSARVLEQEHILYSEVILRLAGA
- a CDS encoding mobile mystery protein B, whose translation is MGIDLIYSAGQTPLDEDEKDGLLIPALSTREELDEFEQRNIEDAVEWSLKQRGLKVEQILTNKFLQNLHQRMFGKVWRWAGRFRVTNKNLGVDKTDIVSEIKKLLSDCHYWIEHSVFSPDEIAVRFKHRLVSIHPFVNGNGRHSRLMADILISSGLGLPVFTWGGAVLTASSQIRLRYLQTLRAADNKDYSLLLAFARQK
- a CDS encoding helix-turn-helix domain-containing protein encodes the protein MNLRKIFINNLRRIRKGAGLSQFKLAELCDTSLSYIGRIEIGVCFPSIDMVEKIAKALKIRPYHLFLDEQNINGKLKPLYWKPAIPEFVKKEVLAKLNAAVQVVR
- a CDS encoding DUF6364 family protein, with the protein product MYTKLTLNVEKAVVENARIYAKQKQRSISKLVEEYLASISADTKDEENIKLEPLTKRIAGIISVDKNFNYKEILTEALMEKHL
- a CDS encoding PIN domain-containing protein; the protein is MREKLFFDSDVVIDVSLRRNPFLTDAVKLINLVEAGKYRGYTSAIVFTNTYYVQRKLTNHHTTVAFLRKLRLILTVLNVDDLIIQKALESGFADFEDAVQYFTAVQNKIDYIITRNTEDYKKSTIPVYTPAEFLKMTELKKGGHF
- a CDS encoding NADP-dependent malic enzyme, which gives rise to MQKVKESALEEILKIHENGKINVASNAPIKDYETLSMVYTPGVARVCKAIEAEPALAKKYTIAGNTVAIVTDGTAVLGLGDIGALAGLPVMEGKAALFREFGGVNAFPILLATKDTDQIVETILHIAPTFAGINLEDIAAPRCFEIERRLKEKLNIPIFHDDQHGTAVVTLAGLLNALRVVGKKLEEVKIVINGAGAAGLAVARLLLASGARQIVLCDREGAIYAGRAGLNSEKTLLAALTNSEKLSGSVNKILAGQDVFIGVSAKDVLTATAVQSMNKNAVVFAMANPDPEIRPELIADSAAVIATGRSDYPNQINNVLCFPGMFKGAFAARATDITREMCLAAARAIAACVAEKDLRRDNIIPSVFDKNVASNVADAVAAAWAGLVF